TAATTTATGATAACTTTCTTGAACTAATTAGCCCGAACAAAAAAGGACTCCGCGCACGTTTAAACTCCCGTCTCCTTTTTGATGCATCACCGTTCTAATAGGAACAAATATATGCGAGCAGCAGTGCTTCAATCTACTTGAATCATTACTACTGTCCAGCAGGGTGGAAAAATAGCGTGTAGACAGAATCAGAGAGTAATTTGTAATGTATTAAGAGTCTGAACAATTGCGCGGATAGCGAAGTGTCTGAAGGAATAGAAATGGATGTTAGGCGCTACTGATCGAGAAATCATTATTGTCCAAACCATACTCCGCCAAcgattgtttgttaatttCCTGTGTGCTAGCAAGACTACCGGGATGCCAGCAAGAATCGGCAAAAAGTCAGTGTTCAAAGGGGAATAATGTGTGATGaagaacaaggaaaaaaaaacgggagaaaACCTCTACTCTTAGTTTAGTGTATGTGTACCCAATTCTTCCGTATTTGTCCCCTTGTAAGTACACGACATTTTTCGTGGATAGAAATATGGAAATGCTACTCTTGTGTGTTGTCTATTTTTTCGTCCTATTTTGATAATGAGATTGCTTCGTTAAGCTTGCATAATGAGCAGTACACTCACACGTACACCCAAAACTAATTCCAAACGGTAGCTaggttttaaaacaaattgaacGCGGTCGCTTTCGGATTGTTACGGTTGTGTTACCAGCACTCACTTTACAACCAACCGCGATGCAAGGGCGGCACGACGTTTTTGCTCAATCTATTGCGAATCGACTTATTGGGTTTTTTCCTGTGAGCCTATTTGCACCAACGAATGCTGATTAGGAACCTTTTCTTTACATCCCCAGAGGTAATCTTAGTAGAAGAGGACGCGTGAACACTAGTTTTTTGGAACGGGTTTAATAGCTGGCGGATGTTGCGTCGGTAAACCCGGTAGGAAGCTCTTTAAGgtatttttccaaccatttgtGTGGCttaagatatttttttctcaccgTAATAAGCTCATAAGAAATTGAATATGAGTTGTCGAGAGAGTGCCCATTAGCGAGCTAGGACCACCAGTCAGAAGTAACATGAAACCACCTAAACAGCcgcttaattttaattttcccgcCATCTATCTGTCTGTGACAGACagacaacacacacgcacacgcatataacatatttaattatgtttaaCTGTCGTGAAGGGTGCACATGGGAAAGATAAACGAACGCGGGGTCGGCTTACACTCGAGGCAAAGTTTTTTAGGCaaaagtaacaacaacaaaaaagtgaacTAGAAATGTGTAACTTTCAAGTACATGTACGTGTTTTCTCCTTAACTTATAAAACTAAACCGTATCAGTGTGACGTAAATAATGcagtttaaaaacaaaaaaaacacaaaatagtaAACTTAGACATTATTACtactaccccccccccccccccccccccttcaaaATCCCGCATAACGAAATGATAAATCGATAAGAGGCAGATTTAAACCAAATTATTGGTGGTAGCGAGTAAAACTATaatcaacacacatacaagcaaAAAGCAGATACACAGGTGCATAAATGTTCGTtgcaagataaaaaaaaaaaacgagaaccgATGAGATTGCTTACGATACATTGATTGAGCGACACTTTATTCTTTCTGAATAatgtgaattatttttaatctgaacaatgaaaaatttgaaatcagCTTCTAGTCATTTTCTTCCATCATTGTTCAAAATTGAAGCATAAAATCAGTGTGCTTACagtatcattttttaaatatttctttcgtttttcttctttatttctgTGCGTTTTTTCAGGATTCAACGTATCTAAGCTTATAGTTAAGTGCCATATTTTGTCTTGTATTTTAATCGGCGAGCTTTTTAATGTAGCAAACCATTTTAATCAATGTATCGACAGTTCTTATCCTCAAACACCGCAATACGCCGCAATTCCAGTTGTGTTACGCATAAccgaacaaaaggaaaaattaatcaaaattatGCAACAATTGTTGTACAAACCAAATAATAGCAGAGCATTGATACGAAATAATATGCTGCTTCGTAATATATGAATACTATTTAGCGGGATCGTATGCTAGTAGTGAATGTGGTGAGgtgagacaaaacaaaaattgcatttatttacACGTGTTTGGCAATTGAACGACAATTTAAGGGTGCAGACGTTTGCTTTGCAGAAAAttgaatatgattttttttaaaagaaatttgcCAAACGTAAATACGCTCTAATGATGCCGTCTCTGCTTTCGGCCATTCGCCATTCAAACAAGCTTCTTcattaaattgaattgaacaaaaaaaaaaaaactttagatGCGCACTATCTTTTGCCCAAAAAGTCTCACACATATATACACGGACAATTAAGATtctttgaaaaggaaaaaaagtaaaaacaaaaaattaacaagCTCTGTAGTATAATCCCTATGATAAGctcgcaaaaaacaaaacatgtaaTCAATGTAATCACTTATGGAAAGGTGTGTGAAACTATGTTTAAGAACTTGATAAGctgattcgaaaaaaaaacttcgatttGCAAAAGATcaccaaaaaacaaagaaaatgaggggcaaattaaatgcaaaatcGTACCCGAACAATCACTCTGTTCATTAGCGAGAGAGTTAAGCAAAAGCAGAATGAATGGGCAGAAGgagagaaatttcagaattacaTTACCCTCCCCACATTAAATGTAGTGATTGATAAATTGCTTGCTTGATAATATTGTCAAACAGGAAAAAGGCTTAGAGGAACAGAGCGGTTTTTTGCAGGGTAATGCCAATCAAGTAGAACCGATTCGTAGCGAACAACTCGAACGGGAATCGAACCCCTTTTTGGTGACTAGTAAttgcaagaagaagcagaaaaaccacaacaacaaaaacatcacaGGAACGAAGGAAAAGATGAAACGTAAACTTCACTAATAAGCATATActctttaaatttaaataatattagaAACCTAAGTAAGCTAACTAATGAAACTACAGAATCAGTGAAACAGGCAGCCAAAATCTAAACCACAACAAACTACCACACAACAGCCACGATTGCATCACGAaactaaaaagaaacagaaaaataatgcaaaacacagacatacacacacaaaaacagattTTCAGAACTACTCAAATTATTACCAAAATACGAgacaacaaaaatcacacaaaaaacgaaataaaaatagtaaaataaaaaaaaaggtttttttttcttaagttAGGAGAGCAGCATTCGAAACAAAAAGTGAGACGTTGACAAAGACTTTTAATGTGCTAGACTTGTAAAGACATAAAAAGACATTTTGCGACCGGATTCGTATAGCCAGTCCACAAAAACAGTGAAAACGGATCAGAGGCGCCAAATCGGGTACGGCGATCTTCTACGAGCGATCCCGGCGAAACTTATAGGCTAAGGCCAGATACTAACCTCGGCGATTCGATTGTCCAGGAGTCGCGTAACAAACATCCTTTCGGCATTACAGTTTCGCTTGTTTTATTGACTCGAGGCCTAGCAGCACACAGCGCCCAGCGTAGTCCACTTCCACCCTCCAGAAGCACAGGCGATTTCAGCTGGGCTAGCGAACGAGCAGCAGATGGCCACTATACAACTGAGGCGTATGCCAAAACCGGACCGCATCAAAGGGTGCTGCAAAACCGACCGCATTTTTAGTGGGTCGAGTCGTGGAAGctcaatttatattttaagaCGTAGTAGATCTGTCCGGTTGTGGATCGATAAGAATAGCTTAACATCGTCCGCATATAGTAGGTGGCTGCCAGCAGGGAGCTTGATTCCGGTATCCATGGACCTGTAGCAGGGGCTGACGAATTCAACcaggttggtggtggttgagCGCTTCGGGATGAATCCATATCGGCCAGCAATTATGTAGTTCGAGGCAGCAGCGGGAAGAGGTTCTTACACTAGCTTAGCGCAAACGAAGCTCGAAAACCTTAACGCAAGCACAAAGCGAAGTATTGCCGCAGTAATTACTGGCATTTGATTTTTCTAGCTTTGTGTGCACGGGGACAAGCAACGAGATTTTCCACATGGCCGGATAAATTCTCAAGCTCAATGAATCACGAAAAATCGAAGCTAGTGTAGGCTCAATAGTAGCAGCGCAATGCTTCAGAATTGAAGTAAATGTAGCACAAATCATATGGTCATCCAATGGGCTCGGGATTAAGTCCTACAAGTCGACTCGTTGGAATTGAGCATATGACCTGAACCGCTCCGGGTCTCTTATGGTTTATAGATCGGATCTTCTTGAAGTGAGACAAAATTAGTCTTGAATTATAAATCAGTCATACtacttctattttattttgctttgtacACTACTTCTAATACTAACACGTGATAGAAGTAATACAACTTCATTAACGATGTAAAACCAAATCTTCTGCCAATGATCTAAAGCTTACTGTAATAATTCTCATGAACCACATAGTCCTTTGTGATATCCGCGAGCGTTTTGCAACCAGCCAGCGCCATCGTTAGATCCAACTCGTTCCGCAATATATCCAGCACGTGCTCAACACCCGCCTGGCCATTGACGGCCAATCCCCAGAGTGCTGGCCGACCGAAGAACACCATTCGTGCACCGAGTGCTAACGCCTTAAACACATCCGTCCCTTGGCTGATGCCTCCATCGAGAAATATTTCCACCCGATCACCAACGGCGGCTACAATTTCCGGTAATGCTTCAATCTGAAAGTTAGTTTTAAACAGAGTAGTATAAGCTATTGGGCAGAAGGGCAGAAAGGGGGGGAAGCGTGTCTGACACTACTAACCGATGCGGGGACGGAATCCAGTTGCCGTGCGCCATGGTTCGATACGAATATGCCCTGCACGCCTAGGTCGGCCGCGATGATGGCGTCTTCGCACGTAAGGATGCCTTTTACGATGACGGGCAGCTTGGTAAAGCCGAGCAGCCACTTTACATCGTCCCAGGATAGTGTGGGATCTAGCTGTTCGGCGATGTACTCGTTGATGCCCGATCCACCCTGGCTGCGAATGTTTGCAGCTTTTCCAACGAAGTTTGCCATCCTGTGGCAGCAGTAGGAATTGGTAAAATCGATTTAGTCTTAGTTTCCAGTGGGCAAGACTTGGATTGCTAGGTCATAGGACCACCATGTGAGGTTTTCGgaattttttaatacttttgtTTATATTCTATTTAACTCCTACTGGATTTGTTGAGGCAGAACCGGATCCGAAGGAGAGGATGCACTCACTCCGTATCGCCCAAACTATCAAACATTTTGTGTACTAAGAAGATCTACTATGGCCTttcaattgaagaaaaaagattcCTGACATAAGCCTTCGTTTAAAAAGATCATCGACGGATTTTGTCCCTCTGAGACCCTAAGCGGAAATGAACTTGAGGAGGGTCTCAATACAAAGTCTTTGCAACAAAATTCTAAGCCCCTTAAACGAGACAgcaattttattcattcattaaaTCACCTTGTATTTACTACCACCAATTCGTTAGGGACTTCAGTTTGGGGCACCTTATAGGATGATCCGACAGTGACAAACGGTCCTTAATAAACCTGTGTTTGAATTCTAACTTGGCCTTGCTTTAGTCAAGTGTCAACtaatttttaaccattttttcaaatatttcttcttgcaGTGCCGTAACAGTAAATCGATTTGTGATTATAATTTTGTAATTGGACTGACTATGGCTTTAGGTTTTGAAGATTTCAAGAGGACTCGTCATTCCACAAAAGTACAGAGTAGTAGGATATAAAGTGTTTATATTAACACTGGTGGCCTGGTGGCCAGGCGACAAAGGAAACCGGTCTTTACAAagcaaatcccatccggatcgtttccccgtagtgagcacTGACcaaccaactacgtagtatttGCGAGTTTAGTAAGCCGTTAGATGACTGGCGCGACATAGTGGGTCGTAAAGCcgagaagatgaagaagataaCTACGATGGCAATTATAATCCGAACTCTGCAATCCGGACTGGCGACAATCCAGACAGAACCTGTTTGCAAAAAGGTAAGTGAGTATCCCCATCCCCAGGGAGAACGTCCCCGTCACTGGTAGCACTTGCATTAAACCATTTTAACTACCTTAAAGATATGACTCACAAGGCTCCAGTTCCTTCCGAAATTCATATCCATCGAGGAATACACTTTTAAGCAGATTAAAGCAAAGTCTATTTTTGGCTTTAGTATTTTCCATCCAAGTTCTTCGGCATCCTTAAACAAATCCTGTCACAAATTCACATTAACCTTCGTAAGTTCTGTAGACTCACAGCCTTTAAGTTAGATCTTAATATCGTCACTTATGCACCAAATTAGTACGCCAAATTGCACTTACGTCAGGTGTGGTGGCAGCGAAAACTTGTTGCGCATATCGGCCCGCCGCAGTCCAAACAGGGGTGCATCCACTGTCAGCACGATCGCACGATAACCGGCCTTTTCCGCCCGGCGTACTAAACCCTCCGTCAGCTGGCGATCGCGATAGATGTACAGCTGGAACCACTTCGGTGCGTTCGGTGTCGCATTAGCCACTTCCTCGATCGAGCTTGTACTGATGGTGCTCAGCGTGAAGAGACACTGTCTGCTGGCGGCTGCCTTTGCATTAGCCACCTCACCCTCGGGATGGGCCATGCGTTGCATCGCGGTAGGAGAGATAGCGATTGGCAGGGCAAAGCGTTCACCAAACACGGTACAGGTGAGATCGCGTGTGGCACCACCCTGCAGCATTCGGGGCCGGATCCGTAGACGATCGAAACCGGTACGGTTGAGGTGGAGCGACAGCTCATCGCCGGCCCCACTCCGGTAGTAGTCGAGCGCGTTCCGCGGGATAATTTCATGCGCTCGTTGCTCGTAATCACGCACCGATACCAGCGCCATTCGGAGAGCTTGTTTGCAGCAGATAGCAGAATATGGCACGTCTGGCTGGGTTGATAGACCAGTTGGAACTGTTGGTCGCTTGAATGAGTTAAAGTGACTGTGCTGTTTCTCGTCAGACGCAGACTTATGGGCTTTAAGTCGAGTGATGGAGGCTGGTTAGCATGATAGTGGGCATTGTTTACAATCAAGCTATTAACTGATAACGGGTGGTCTGTTCGTACGCCGCTGGAACGTTACGAATGGCTGCAGAAATAGCCTATCTGTATgctggtatgtgtgtgagcaGTCACAGTAAAATTATTGTAAGCCACAGGGATGCTGCATTGATTTACTTCAGTCTTGTATTTTGTAAcgtctttttaattatttatggcACTTTTCCTTACTTTCAGAGAGTCAAGCAGGTAAAGTAAGTAAGTCAAAAAACGGTTGAAAATAGTGACAGGATGACCATCGATCGTGTTCCCCTTAATGCACCGAGGGAAAGGAAGTTTtgttacataaaaaataacacataattTTATTAGAAAATTTGGTAAGTTTTGTAACTaatatcaacaacaaaaaaaaaatatttattatattttttcttcaagtTATTTGTAGGTACATTTATACAGATATTTCTTTCGAAGCAACGTAGAAGACATTTTAAACCACATTTACTTCGGCAAtgaattaaacaaacattatttttttaaattccaacaCTAGCGAAGTCCAACCTGAACTGAGACTGAAGttgtagttttcttttaatcgtttatttatataGGCTTTGAgtttctgagactacatttgcCTCTCTACTGTGTGCAAAATGTGGTTAATACAGGTACAAAACTACAGCGCTTTTGGCATATccgttattttaaattattgcgaTTATAGCTTGTGAAAAGTTAAActtattgcttaaatttctctttATAAGTTGATGATACATAAAAATCGAGTAAGGCAGTTCTGATGgtgtttgtcgggtgataggattgtcccgtaatcggtgtctagttgggAGAGTGCTCGATGTGTCATGTATTCTTGCCAATCGATGAGGATGTggcagaagctgcagagtggaggactggatttgttCAGGATGTAGGAATGGGTCGGGCGAGAATGTCCTATTCGAAGGAGGGATAGAACTCGTTAATGATAACGGAGTTTGGTATCAGCCTATGAAGTGGTATCAAGCttgatattattattaaaaattgtttatgaaaaaaatacattttccgCCCTCCATACAGGCTTTACGAGAGCACCATGTACAACATTTCTTATTGTAGCGTCAAAATctctcatttttttgttgtcggaCTGATCTTGTTAAGTAGTTATCTTGATCTTGTAAGTTATTGCTGAGTTCAAGGTTGGGAAAGGTGGGCGGCGGTgagaaagggtgttgtatgcTTCTGTTGGACGAACCCATTTCCGATACTGTTAATTCTTGGAGACCTCCAATACTTGATTGATGCAAGATTTATTACCGGCCAGAAATGTAATGAATGatcgatgtaaaaaaaatgaaactacAGTGAACGCCAGCAGTATAAGTCCGCTTGTGATAAAGCTGATTTCGATACTTCTACTTGATTAATTTTGGTATTATGATCATCAGCTATTGAACTTCATATATGCCTGTGTAATAAAAACCTAAAAtaagtttgaaaatttttcgacccaaaaaaattagaaattttTACTATCAGAGCTATTCAATCCTAACGTTGCCCAAAACTATCaagtatttgttgttttaatttaaaaattacggATTTATCTTTTTATCTATCGgatagtctagtaagccatttgatggccggcgtgaccttagaggaagtcaagccaagaagatgtgATAGCTggtggtcttattttattggcgaTCACTCAAAAAGGACTACACAAATTCTTGCTGTAATGCAGCTTAGTATCAC
This genomic window from Anopheles maculipalpis chromosome 2RL, idAnoMacuDA_375_x, whole genome shotgun sequence contains:
- the LOC126556176 gene encoding uncharacterized protein LOC126556176, translated to MALVSVRDYEQRAHEIIPRNALDYYRSGAGDELSLHLNRTGFDRLRIRPRMLQGGATRDLTCTVFGERFALPIAISPTAMQRMAHPEGEVANAKAAASRQCLFTLSTISTSSIEEVANATPNAPKWFQLYIYRDRQLTEGLVRRAEKAGYRAIVLTVDAPLFGLRRADMRNKFSLPPHLTMANFVGKAANIRSQGGSGINEYIAEQLDPTLSWDDVKWLLGFTKLPVIVKGILTCEDAIIAADLGVQGIFVSNHGARQLDSVPASIEALPEIVAAVGDRVEIFLDGGISQGTDVFKALALGARMVFFGRPALWGLAVNGQAGVEHVLDILRNELDLTMALAGCKTLADITKDYVVHENYYSKL